Proteins from one Candidatus Cloacimonadota bacterium genomic window:
- the frr gene encoding ribosome recycling factor, with protein sequence MEQLKETSKEKMEKSFEALLHQFSRVRTGRASASILDDVRINYYGTPTPVKQLCNISIPEPRTIVVQPWDKTTLADIEKAILAANLGITPENDGNVIRLPFQPLTEEKRREIVKSLKKYGEEARVAVRNIRREANEQAKKMEKDSEISEDEEKKLLKEIQDITDEWVKKIDEAEKSKEKEIMEV encoded by the coding sequence ATGGAACAGCTAAAAGAAACATCAAAAGAGAAAATGGAAAAATCCTTCGAGGCCCTGCTGCACCAGTTTTCCAGGGTCCGTACCGGCAGAGCCAGCGCCTCCATCTTGGATGACGTGCGCATCAACTATTATGGCACGCCAACCCCGGTGAAGCAGCTTTGCAATATCTCCATTCCGGAGCCGCGCACCATCGTTGTGCAGCCTTGGGATAAAACCACCCTCGCGGATATCGAAAAAGCCATTCTGGCAGCCAATCTGGGCATCACCCCGGAAAATGATGGTAACGTGATCCGTCTTCCTTTTCAACCACTTACGGAGGAAAAACGCCGTGAGATTGTGAAAAGCCTGAAAAAATATGGCGAGGAAGCCCGTGTTGCCGTCCGCAACATCCGTCGCGAAGCGAATGAACAGGCCAAAAAAATGGAAAAAGATTCCGAAATCAGCGAAGACGAAGAGAAAAAGCTGCTCAAAGAGATTCAAGATATCACCGACGAGTGGGTTAAAAAAATCGACGAAGCTGAAAAAAGCAAAGAGAAAGAGATAATGGAAGTTTGA
- a CDS encoding UMP kinase: MSRRFLLKLSGEILAGSQGFGYDDNVIDVLTDEIIAAKKLGVGLAIVVGGGNIFRGGSWKNQSLDRVVLDQIGMLATIQNSLYLAQILQSKGQPAQVFSSFSMDAVADRYTVRAAFQALEDGKICLLGGGTSHPFFTTDTAAVLRAVELKLDLVLKGTKVDGLYDADPAKNPDAKLIRDATFDQCLEQKLGVMDMTAFSLARDNGMPIKIFNISKPGGLEQAITNAESGTLIHP, translated from the coding sequence ATGTCCCGGCGTTTTTTGCTCAAACTCAGTGGAGAAATCCTGGCCGGATCCCAGGGTTTTGGCTATGACGACAATGTGATTGATGTCCTCACGGATGAGATCATCGCTGCCAAAAAACTGGGTGTTGGCTTGGCAATCGTGGTCGGCGGCGGCAATATCTTCCGCGGCGGAAGCTGGAAAAACCAAAGCTTGGACCGGGTTGTGCTGGATCAAATTGGAATGCTTGCCACCATCCAAAACTCGCTGTATTTGGCTCAAATACTGCAGAGCAAAGGTCAGCCAGCGCAGGTTTTTTCAAGCTTCAGCATGGACGCTGTGGCGGATCGCTACACCGTGCGCGCGGCTTTCCAAGCCTTGGAAGATGGAAAAATCTGTCTCTTGGGAGGCGGAACATCGCATCCGTTTTTCACAACCGACACGGCGGCAGTGTTGCGCGCGGTGGAGCTGAAGTTGGATTTGGTTCTGAAGGGAACCAAGGTGGATGGGCTTTACGATGCCGATCCCGCCAAGAATCCAGATGCCAAGCTCATTCGCGACGCAACTTTTGACCAATGTCTGGAGCAAAAGCTGGGAGTTATGGACATGACAGCCTTTTCGCTGGCCCGTGATAACGGCATGCCCATCAAAATCTTCAACATTTCCAAACCTGGAGGCCTGGAGCAGGCCATCACAAATGCCGAGAGCGGCACCCTCATCCACCCCTGA
- a CDS encoding cytochrome C551 yields MPDKTLVCKDCSQEFVFTEGEQEFYQEKGFTNEPQRCPECRKAKKQQFNRNRFQRGSN; encoded by the coding sequence ATGCCGGACAAAACATTGGTATGCAAAGACTGCTCCCAGGAATTCGTGTTCACCGAAGGCGAACAGGAATTTTACCAGGAGAAAGGTTTTACCAACGAACCCCAGCGCTGCCCCGAATGCCGTAAAGCAAAAAAGCAGCAATTTAACCGTAACAGATTTCAGCGCGGCTCAAACTAA
- the rpsB gene encoding 30S ribosomal protein S2, which produces MSVVTMKQLLEAGVHFGHQTFKWNPKMKKYIFIKRNGIHIIDLKQTVDAINEAYHFLKEVANRQEYILFVGTKKQAQAAIKEAAEKAGVFYVNQRWYGGMLTNMSTIRKSVEKMKYYEDIVADGTINNYTKLEQQKMQRMHDKIEFSLGGIREMDAQPGAIFIVDTGYEDIAVREARILGVPIIAMVDTNCDPDLVDYVIPSNDDATRAIQLISDLMANAVVEGKNIATEGADTTPQKEGEEEMPEEVELAAAPAEAAPTEEN; this is translated from the coding sequence ATGTCCGTAGTTACCATGAAACAACTACTGGAAGCGGGAGTCCACTTTGGCCATCAGACCTTCAAGTGGAACCCCAAGATGAAGAAATATATCTTCATCAAACGCAACGGCATCCACATCATCGACCTCAAACAAACAGTCGATGCCATCAACGAAGCCTACCATTTTTTGAAGGAAGTTGCCAATCGGCAGGAATACATCCTCTTTGTGGGAACCAAAAAACAGGCGCAGGCAGCCATCAAGGAAGCAGCCGAAAAAGCCGGTGTTTTCTATGTTAACCAGCGCTGGTATGGTGGCATGCTCACAAACATGAGCACCATCCGTAAAAGCGTTGAAAAGATGAAGTATTATGAAGACATCGTGGCTGATGGCACCATCAACAATTACACCAAGCTGGAACAGCAAAAGATGCAGCGCATGCACGACAAGATTGAGTTTTCCCTGGGCGGAATCCGCGAAATGGATGCCCAACCGGGAGCCATCTTCATCGTGGATACCGGCTATGAAGACATTGCCGTGCGCGAAGCCCGCATTTTGGGCGTGCCCATCATCGCCATGGTGGATACAAACTGCGACCCCGACCTCGTGGATTATGTAATCCCCTCAAATGATGACGCCACCCGTGCCATCCAGTTGATTTCAGACCTGATGGCAAACGCCGTGGTCGAAGGCAAAAACATTGCCACTGAAGGCGCTGACACCACTCCTCAAAAAGAAGGAGAGGAAGAAATGCCGGAAGAGGTGGAACTTGCAGCCGCGCCCGCGGAAGCAGCCCCCACTGAAGAAAACTGA
- the tsf gene encoding translation elongation factor Ts — protein MEVTAAMVKELRDRTSVGMMECRKALLETNGDIEAAIKYLRERGITKAEGKALRETKEGIIFSYIHFNGRLGVMLELNCESDFVARTEEFRALAEEIALQIAATNPLAVTADQIDPAILEKEREIAHNKAVNEGKKPEIIEKIVEGSVKKYCSEHSLMEQELVSESGRTVKDMLTDAIARTGENIQISRFVRFVLGGE, from the coding sequence ATAGAAGTAACAGCCGCAATGGTGAAGGAACTGCGAGACAGGACCAGCGTGGGCATGATGGAATGCCGCAAAGCCCTGCTTGAGACAAATGGCGACATCGAAGCCGCAATCAAATACCTGCGCGAACGCGGGATTACCAAAGCCGAAGGCAAGGCTCTGCGTGAAACCAAGGAAGGAATCATTTTTTCCTACATCCACTTCAACGGCCGCTTGGGCGTGATGTTGGAGCTGAACTGCGAGAGCGATTTTGTGGCACGCACTGAAGAATTCAGAGCCCTGGCCGAAGAGATTGCGCTGCAGATTGCAGCCACAAATCCTCTGGCTGTCACAGCCGATCAGATTGATCCCGCCATTTTGGAAAAAGAACGCGAAATCGCCCACAACAAAGCTGTGAACGAAGGCAAAAAGCCGGAAATCATTGAAAAGATTGTGGAAGGCAGCGTTAAAAAATACTGTTCGGAACACTCGCTTATGGAACAGGAACTGGTTAGCGAAAGCGGTCGCACGGTGAAAGATATGCTCACAGACGCCATCGCCCGCACCGGTGAAAACATTCAGATTTCCCGCTTTGTACGTTTCGTGTTGGGCGGAGAATAA
- the rpsI gene encoding 30S ribosomal protein S9: protein MQTYNAVGRRKNAVARVRIAPGTGKRIINKVQMKKYLQRETLEMVVEQPLQELGVSDSFDVYVNVTGGGLSGQAGAIRHGIARALVEYDEKYRSSLKARGFLTRDPRMVERKKSGRPKARKKFQFSKR from the coding sequence ATGCAAACTTACAACGCAGTTGGCAGAAGGAAAAACGCCGTGGCCCGCGTGCGCATCGCTCCCGGAACTGGCAAACGCATCATAAACAAGGTTCAGATGAAGAAATATCTCCAGCGTGAAACCTTGGAAATGGTTGTGGAACAGCCTCTTCAGGAACTTGGCGTGAGCGACAGCTTCGACGTTTATGTGAACGTCACCGGCGGTGGCCTCAGTGGTCAGGCTGGTGCCATCCGTCACGGAATTGCCCGTGCTCTGGTGGAATACGACGAAAAATATCGCAGCAGCCTCAAAGCCCGCGGCTTTCTCACTCGCGACCCCCGCATGGTGGAACGCAAAAAGAGTGGAAGACCGAAAGCCAGAAAGAAATTCCAGTTCTCCAAACGTTGA